The Triticum urartu cultivar G1812 chromosome 5, Tu2.1, whole genome shotgun sequence genome contains the following window.
aataggatccgggagggggacgtcctccatatagaaccactctgaaggccagtcttcgaacgtcttcttcggggtaccggataggtatccggtcccggcgatgcgccatatttcggctccacccacttgatatattgagcccctctgtgtacggggcacaaggcagaatagcctcttccatagcgcgaaatgagcttcgcaacccagaaacagctcgcaaagagctacgtaaccagcgatgtgtaatatggaagcaggggtgaagttatgcagctggaggccgtaaaactccaggagccctcggaggaacggatggattggaaatccgagtccccttaataaataagggacgaggcatacccgctcccccttggaggggttgggaaagctctccgcttgctccccgccattataggcgGTGAGCCCGGCTCGAACAGGGACCATGTACACTGGGGGGAGGAATCCCTGGGTCTGAAGCTTCACTAATTGGCTGTGCAGGACGGAACACTTCATCCAATctccgggcttagggctacgggagcgagaggaggagctgcgctGGCCGGCCATGTTGGGATGGATTTTTTCAGGCGCGCTCTGATGAATGCTCGCTGAGGGaagatggtgtgatttggatctgagaATCCTCGTCTCTTTAAATAGGCAGTTTATTCACATAGCTAGGGTGGTTAATGCAAAAAAAtccctggctcctcgcattcgctcgacacgtggaagatagccatTATGGGGTGCGGAAGCCAAGAAGCGCAACATTTATGAGAAGCCGGACACTATTTACACAGGTAttcggaatttggagaagaacccgccttgcaatgccgaagacaatctgcgcgccggactcatcgtcattgaaggctggttcgggggctactgggggagtcctggattagggggtatccagacagccggactatatcctttggccagactgttggactatggagatacaagattgaagacttcatcccgtgtccggatgggactctccttggcgtggaaggcaagcttggagatacggatatgtagatctcctcccttgtaaccgactctgtgtaaccctagccccctccggtgtctatataaaccggagggtttagtctgtaggagaAGATggtgatcatctcatacaataaaatatagcatcatgccttgaccatatcacatcacaacatgccctgcaaaaacaagttagacgtcctctactttgttgctgcaagttttacatggctgctacgggctgagcaagaaccgttcttacctacacatcaaaaccacaacgatagttcgtcaagttagtattgttttaaccttctcaaggaccgggcgtagccacactcggttcaactaaagttggagaaactgacacccgctagtcacctgtgtgcatagcacagcgttaaaaccagtctcgcataagcatacgcgtaatgtcggtccgggctgcttcatccaacaataccgccgaacaaaagtgtgacatgctggtaagcagtatgacttgtatcgcccacaactcacttgtgttctactcgtgcatataacatcaacgcataaaacctggctctgataccactgttggggaacgtagtaatttcaaaaaaattcctacgcacacgcaagatcatggtgatgcatagcaacgagaggggagagtgtgcccacgtaccctcgtagaccgaaagcggaagcattagcacaacgcggttgatgtagtcgtatgtcctcacgatccgaccaatcaagtactgaatgcacggcaccttcgagttcagcacacgttcaactcgatgacgtccctcgaactctgatccagccaagctttgagggagagtttcgtcagcacgacggcgtggtgacgatgatgatgttctaccgacgcagggcttcgcctaagcaccgctacgatattatcgaagtggattatggtggaggggggcaccgcacacggctaagagatccaagggatcaattgttgtctctccaaggggtgcctccctccccgtatataaaggagtggaggagggggagagggtcggcccctatggcgcgccctcgaggagtcctactcccaccgggagtaggattctcccccttccaagtagtaggagtacgagtcaaggaaagggaagagagaggagaaggaaggagggggcgcaacccctccccctagtccaattcagactaggccttgggggcgcgcagcctctcctctctctttcccctaaagcccaataaggcccatatactccccggcgaattcccgtaactcctcggtactccgaaaaatatctgaatcactcggaaccttttccgatgtctgaatatagtcgtccaatatatcgatctttacgtctagatcatttcgagactcctcgtcatgtccccaatctcatccgggactccgaactaccttcggtacatcgaaacacataaactcataatataaccgtcatcgaactttaagcgtgcggaccctatgggttcgagaactatgtagacatgaccgagacacgtctccggtcaataaccaatagcggaacctggatgctcatattggcttccacatgttctacgaagatctttattggtcaaaccgcataacaacatacgttgttccctttgtcatcggtatgttacttgcccgagattcgatcgtcggtatctcaatacctagttcaatctcgttaccggcaagtctctttactcgttccgtaatacatcatcccgcaactaactcattagttgcaatgcttgcaaggcttatagtgatgtgcattaccgagtgggcccagagatacatcttcgacaatcggagtgacaaatcctaatctcgaaatacgccaacccaacaagtaccttcggagacacctgtagagcacctttataatcacccggttacgttgtgacgtttggtagcacacaaagtgttcctcctgtaaacgggagttgcacaatctcatagtcataggaacatgtataagtcatgaagaaagcaatagcaactaACTAAACgttcaagtgctaagctaacggaatgggtcaagtcaatcacatcattctcctaatgatgtgatcccgttaatcaaatgacaactcgtgtctatggctaggaaacttaaccatctttgatccaacgagctaatcaagtagaggcatactagtgacattatgttttgtctatgtattcacacatgtactaagtttccggttaatacaattctagcatgaataataaacatttatcataaaataaggaaataaataataactttattattgcctctagggcatatttccttcaagacgGCCTTCTTCCGCTGCGCGACCTCCCGGAGGAGCCGCCTCGACCTATTCGCCGGCTCAGAGGGCGAGGCCTGCGGGGCAAAGGGGTCTCGTCCCCGGCTAGAGCGACCGCACAGTCCCAGCGCCGCGTGGCTTGAAGGTGGAGGTGGAGGGGTGAGAAGGTGAGCGCCCGCCATGGTTGGAGAATGGGGATTAGAAGCTGAGTAGGGAGAGGTAAGAGACGACGGTCCCCCCCCTCTTTGATTGTTGGATAAATGCGCATGTGTCTGAAGCGGTGACTAACATCCTGTAGGATGCAACAAGAGGCAGAGCGACCACTTTGAACTAGCTTCTTTCTAGCAAACGACTCTGAGCTACTCAATGGACCAAGTAGCTGCTACTAAAATAACACATCCACTCTCAATGGACCAAACACTAAAAATAGTGAAAAAAAATAAGACATGAAATATAATATTCCAAAAATATAGCCATCACCATAAAAACGATTCCATTTTGAAAATAATCTCAAAAATCTAAAAACAACTACTCAAAGTAAAAAATAATCGTGTTTTACTAAAATCGAACCAATTATCTTAAAAATTACCGAACAAAAATGCCCATAAAATGAACACATAAAAATAGTTTTAAAATATATCAACAAAATATGTTCATATTTTTTAAAAACACTCAAAAATTCCCCCAAAAAACACTACAAACTACAAAAAACAATTCAAAATGTACAACAGAAATAATTAATTTACATACAATATTTTATAGAGAAATGTTCCGATTTACATATTTTTTAAACAACTCTTCAAATGTTTTACATTTTTAATGAAAATATTAATTTTTAATAAAAAGGAAATATCCACATTCACAAATAatttaaattaaatataaaaaatggaaaaaaaagaCCCATGAAGCAAGTTCTTATCGCCCGGTGCACGCACGGGCATTTTACTAGTACTCATATATACGCGCATACATTCACCTTATAAACGCACATGCACActctacccctatgagcacctccgaaagacgGAAGCGTCTCTCCGAAACTTTTTTTTGAGGGAGGCTCTCTCCAAGACTTTTTTTTCATGCTAACACGTGTCTCGTTTATATCATAAGGATCATAGTATAAAAGCCACGTACATACCGACCTGACAAAACTGAAAAGACAACAGAACGCTAGCCTTTGCACACAGAAACGCCAGCCAAGAAGTAAAATTACAAACAAGACTGAAGAATCCTCTGGCACCACCATAGCAGCAATCAAAGGAGAAAATGACGGATCACCTCCACACCCGAGCTCGATGCGGCTCCATCGCTGATATGCAACTTTGAGGATCTTCTAGGTGGCTCGCCAATAAAGGCGAAGCCATTGCCGTTGAACGAATCAGACCGGGACAACACCCTGGACAAAACATCGAACTCCAGATCTGGTACCCCCACAACTAAGACGTTGGAGGAGGAAACCATACCTGCCTGCCACGAACTACGAACCCAGATCCACCATCTTCCAGATGCCGCCGATGCATACCAcaatctgcatctgctcctggactacctccCAAGCTCCGTGTCGTCGCAACGGCGGAGCCCGAGGACACGGGTCCATCACGAGtatgccgccgccgcaccatcctTACTTGAACAGTCTGGTTTTCAAATCCACCCCAAAAGCGGATCGCCTCGTTGGGAAGGATCTGAAGAATTATTAGCCGGCGTCGCCATCGCCACTGTCGAAGCCATGATGCTGAACAACCCAAAACCCTAAGAAAATAATGCCTAAAACAATCCACACGCATGAATCCGACGACCGAGGTCGTTAGCGGAGGGGAGGACAGCGGCGGAGCaaggttttttttttttttgagcaaAGCGGCGGAGCAAGGTGCCCTGGTGGGTGGAGACGAGATCGCCTTTCTTTACCGACCGCGTGTGAAAACCACGGCGTGGCTAGATCCGTGATCGTCTCCCTCTCCGAGACTTGAAGGGTACGGATACGACTCTCCATATGTAATGTACCCCACGCCCGGAGCCACCCCCGTCAATCGGCGCACACCTTTGCCTCGCATAATAATCGCATTAGCCCTACAGTTTGCGAAAGAGGCCGCCGTTTCCCTAATTACCACTTGGTGTGTAAAGCCGAATCCCTTgtttccccttcttcttcttcttcgctaATCCTTCCCCGTTCCGCCCTGAAACACACGCTCCCGTGCCATGGACGCAGGGAGCGGAAGCTAGTTCCGGCGCCGCCCCATCCCTCTGGCATCCGCGCCGCTACTCACCCCGCCCCAGGACGCTGCCTTGCCGTTCCCGTACACCAGGCCGCACGACCACCGACCGCCGTCCTCTCCCGCTCGAGCACCGACCGCAGCAGCCCATCTCTGCTCGCGcacaggccgccgccgcccctctccGCTTGAGCATCGACCGCAGCCACCCTACCCACTCGTACAAAAGGGAAAAGAAAATCCCTTTttcccatcgccgccgcctcctctgATCTATCCACGCAGCCCTCTGCCACGTCCCCCCCAGGGGAAGACAAGCTGGCGGGGACCTCCGGAGCCCAGATCCCCTTCCGGCGGGCGGCTAAGCGACCGAGGGGCCTTCTCGATCTGCGCCGCCCCTCTTCTTCCGCCCACATCCTACCAAGACCTGCAGCGAATCCAAACTACTCGATCGCTTGTTTGGCTCAAATGAATTGCAATTGGGGGACCAAGCGCGCGCGCTCCGCGTTCGGTGGTGGTGGCAAGGCGGCCCTTTCCGGCCAATCCACGCAACCACTCCGTCCTAATGACAGGTGCgttcattctcatctacatccctCTTGGGGTGCCAAGCGGGCGCGCTCCGCGCTCGGCGGTGGTGGTAAGCCCGCACTTTCCGTGCAGTCCCTACCCCATCCTAATAACAGGTGCGTGCATCTTTCCGTTGAAATTATTATCGTTTGATCCCATTCCTGTTCGTTTCTCCAATTTTCATCTGATTCCTTGTTCCAGTGCCAGCACCTCCACAAGAGACTGGGCCAACCTCGGGGATGGGCCAGCCGGCCTCATCGCCGAGCTTGCCCTTGCTAGCGATGTGGCGGACTATGTCCGCTTCCGTGCCGTCTGCCAACCATGGCGGCGGTGCTCGCCGGACCCGCGCGCCGGCGGCCTGGACGGTCGCTTTCTCCCCCGCCAGTGGATAATGCTCGACAAGGCACTTGCCGGACCGCGCCGCCATCGCTTCCTTAACATATCTACAGGCGAGTGCATCCATATGGATCTCCCAGAGCTCGCCGAGCACACGCTGCTTGCGCTCACCCCGGAAGGCCTCCTGCTGCTGCTCCACGAGTCCACCCTGGTCGTCCGCCTGCTGAACCCTCTCACACACCAGCTCACCCATCTCCCGCCGGTGACCGCCCTCCTGAGCCCCGAGCAGAGTCGATCTAGGCGCTGCGGCTTACAGATCAAAGTTATGGTGTCTGGCGTGGGCCTCGTTGCAGATTCCTCGGTGGCAGTCAGTTTCTTTGATCCCATGGTGCTTGCTGTCGCTAAACCCGGCGATGATAGTTGGACAGTGGCCCACAATGATGGAATTAATACGACTCTGTCTTTTGCGGGCCGCTTCTACTGTGCCACCTACAGGGGTGTCATGGTGTTGAACATGGGCTCAGATCAGCAGCCGCCACGGCTCCATATGGTCGCTGATCGGAGCAAGTCGTTTTATTTCAACCCAATGGCACACAGCCTCCACCTGGCGGACAATGGTGGGGAGTTGATGCTGGTGCACCGGACCCTATGCCACGACACCAAGTATGGCAGGAGGTATGATGTTTATAGAGTGGATTTGGAAGCTGGAGTCCTGGTCCCGGTCAAGTGCTTCAACGGGCGTGCCGTGTTCATGGGCATGGGTCGCACGATTTCCGTATCAGCTCAGAACCCCTTTCCCTGTGTTGCTTCTGATACCATCTACATGGGGCCGGATTGCGATGTCAAGATTCAGGGTTACAATATTGCAGATGGAAGAAGATGCGATCTGATTGGAGCGGTATGCCCACGTAGCGTTGTGGATTGTCTCCGCTACTGCATCCAGGGATTCGGCAAGCTACTTGCCTGAGCC
Protein-coding sequences here:
- the LOC125510878 gene encoding uncharacterized protein LOC125510878, with translation MNCNWGTKRARSAFGGGGKAALSGQSTQPLRPNDRCVHSHLHPSWGAKRARSALGGGGKPALSVQSLPHPNNSASTSTRDWANLGDGPAGLIAELALASDVADYVRFRAVCQPWRRCSPDPRAGGLDGRFLPRQWIMLDKALAGPRRHRFLNISTGECIHMDLPELAEHTLLALTPEGLLLLLHESTLVVRLLNPLTHQLTHLPPVTALLSPEQSRSRRCGLQIKVMVSGVGLVADSSVAVSFFDPMVLAVAKPGDDSWTVAHNDGINTTLSFAGRFYCATYRGVMVLNMGSDQQPPRLHMVADRSKSFYFNPMAHSLHLADNGGELMLVHRTLCHDTKYGRRYDVYRVDLEAGVLVPVKCFNGRAVFMGMGRTISVSAQNPFPCVASDTIYMGPDCDVKIQGYNIADGRRCDLIGAVCPRSVVDCLRYCIQGFGKLLA